A genomic stretch from Mesorhizobium shangrilense includes:
- a CDS encoding alpha/beta fold hydrolase encodes MKHSLPETKTLLKVVKSSLEPSYRIFCFPHGGGSVQSFRSWSDYLPEDVELICLDLPGRGKRSAEAAIRSMDVLAPMINDALRGYSDRPFIFFGHSTGALVAYEIARSLESAGRPSPFHVVVSAHKSADVPADQPPTYRCADDELTDLVRTLGMVPPEALANEELLLDFILPPLRADFELAETYDRSLPTPLNAAITAMGGVEDEMLNADDLDEWRRFTTSRFARVMFDGDHFFTHSMTEEVVSTLLREVREVKAQLPASIRIAEALPYPDLPLHDRLREQAALSPEGPAVVSEAAILTYRELDDLSETLSRYLLGRGQSLGSHVGILMDTSPDYAVALFGILKSGAAYVVLDKAQPVAALSRILKKAAVEIVVTNSHFTASLPPDWPGLALSLDEDWQALLGDAGPASPQAVHLDAPAQIVFSSGTTGEPKGIVCPHRSAVCSYHWRYHALPYAPDEREAVNIFLVWEIMRPILAGMPAYLIPDDVIYDPNRLVEYLERNRISRTLFTPSLLDVLVGSGVLDVPSRLPDLRLIYLAGEVVTAALVARVKDALPHVKIINNYGVAETYDVTHVDLSEIDPATTQKVVPVGPPQHNVSVYVLGEQRDPVPLGFLGEIFVGGDAVGHGYLNSPEMTRERFLPDPFRADGTMFRTGDLGRMLHGGQLEIIGRCAFMVKIRGYSVVPASVEAALLRYSDVCSAAVVPELDPTTGQPDRLIAYVVLRNRGKGWQAALRSHLKSELPHYAMPSGFVALTELPIAANGKLDRSRLREVMEEACTPVTGADEVEPALRAAWRDLLQVEAADPSDNFFDCGGHSLLAARLCTQLRESLKTELRVVEVFLNPTFKELAALLRKRLGEQGQPQNRTLPKTPPVSPGIAHTKAVDGRRGTGMDIAVIGMTARFPGAETIEALWGNLCQGVCSIIPLSTQVLKARGIPEGVLKRPDYVRVGAHLDDVDAFDPGFWGLSPREATLMDPQHRLFLECCWKALESAGYTPTRHEGRTGVFAGSFLPLYLLHHLKGGSLLDPTDALLAWLTELGNDKDYLASRVSYMLNLSGPSIVVQTSCSTGLVAIATAAQSLAAGHCDMALAGAASIIFPQAGYQYVEGFINSSDGVCRAFDADANGTVVGDGVGVVVLKRLEDALAAGDPIHAVVKGCAINNDGHTKSSYSAPSAQGQAAVVRQALESATLNPADVEYIETHGTGTKVGDPIEVSALAEAFAGRAETGKTCALGSIKPNIGHANIAAGIASFIKTVLSLQQGVIPPTINVNRLNKDLNLEETPFFINEQLRPWPRKQGRARTAGVSGFGIGGTNCHVVLQEWINDDVRAWPGSVARGSHALCLSAKTPSALSRACRNLAGFLRRNRDVDLSDVAHTLRVARCHFDHRTVVVASNLDMAIKRLEEEADRAADQALSSPSIAFMLPGGGVQHAGMFKDLFDHVSDFRETFLTCAAASRPILDRDLESLVFGENDGYAAASFEEINLMIFSVQYAMAQLLEACGVRPDYLVGHSMSEYVVASLAGILKLEDAMALMVARSRAMANLGVDGAMLAVKCSPEEAERILEGDAWRDRAEAGEIGVGVVNSKTSVVFTGKRDLIERLQEGLEKAEIPNQILNTAGVPSHSPLMKPAADIIDAHVRTLEKRVPDLAIAPNSGGYLHRAKVPLPETYWSRQASGTIRFDRSLAAIVAAGATALIDVGPSRNLARFAHEIINSEDRKARVSAVVSATRGKDDQEFTDRHVLLECLGNLWSLGVAVDWKRASDQLEPFGSRRRISLPTYSFDRHRCWPDGQPAGLTVLPQTGERERRRGEVFTYVQSWTEKMLPRTVPGDGRTKALRWLVLADRPFGEAERAGDVLANSITRQLEDAGHEVVRVCRRAKPSNPPMKVKGSIIMIDPTREGLKALFDAEIASDRPVDRILCLWHLSGCADASGDPGTVQTDLLRSYDAILDLARVLSTLTFQTPVDVWIVGDRIVQVGEEPVDPEKACVFGPAIVLPQENPIVDCRVVDLNIRDPGVTDRLVAEIGRDVPSPDAVVALRGNRRWVLHFPEVALAGQTPGGEEVLRPDGVYVITGALGKIGLSLTEHLVALGATVVAITRRAVPDTLDWTSADLDDNGWMRRLAALDSAKGQVILRQADVSHFDSLLGALEITVREFGRVDGIFHAAGLADLRFLSEMEDTTFASEFASKVAGTRNLYSAIKRIQSTYAQLPEFVFLFSSLASILGGPAMADFAAATRFVDAFARQVLGKLGVRWINSNWDDWDYSYDWQVTAAYETSKAKDLALSPDEGIDIIKRILATVENGQVIVATRPLSPRLRQWADQIRTITSDDPDGEKISPSEEARKNKESVLSDGNLRNVFLNEVKSLLNVTKVGLDDNFFEIGGDSLLATALQLRLKNSDRWRAPRLDEIFKAATFGDLYERICQT; translated from the coding sequence ATGAAACACTCTCTTCCTGAGACCAAAACTCTATTGAAGGTCGTAAAGAGCTCGCTCGAACCGTCGTATCGGATATTTTGCTTCCCGCATGGGGGTGGCAGCGTCCAATCGTTCCGTAGTTGGTCTGACTATCTCCCCGAAGACGTCGAGCTGATTTGCCTGGATCTTCCCGGGCGCGGTAAACGGTCAGCTGAGGCAGCCATTCGCAGCATGGACGTACTGGCTCCCATGATCAATGATGCGCTCCGCGGGTACAGCGACCGGCCTTTCATATTCTTCGGTCATAGCACGGGTGCCCTCGTAGCTTACGAGATCGCCCGCTCGCTTGAGAGCGCCGGTAGGCCCTCTCCCTTTCATGTGGTCGTGTCTGCTCACAAATCGGCAGATGTGCCGGCGGATCAACCACCGACGTATAGGTGCGCGGATGATGAGCTGACCGATCTGGTCCGGACCCTCGGCATGGTTCCTCCGGAGGCGCTGGCAAATGAGGAACTCCTACTGGATTTCATCTTGCCACCCCTGCGGGCCGACTTCGAACTTGCGGAGACTTACGATCGCAGCCTGCCAACGCCTCTCAACGCGGCGATCACCGCAATGGGGGGAGTTGAGGATGAAATGCTGAATGCTGATGACTTAGACGAATGGCGTCGATTTACGACGTCGCGATTCGCCCGGGTTATGTTTGATGGCGATCACTTTTTCACCCATTCCATGACTGAAGAAGTAGTGTCTACCCTTCTGCGCGAGGTGCGGGAGGTGAAAGCACAACTCCCGGCTTCAATTCGAATTGCCGAGGCCCTGCCTTATCCTGATCTGCCACTGCATGACCGCCTCCGCGAACAAGCGGCCCTCAGCCCGGAGGGGCCCGCCGTTGTCTCTGAGGCTGCGATCCTCACGTACCGCGAGCTCGACGACCTGAGCGAGACCCTATCCAGATATCTCCTCGGACGTGGGCAGAGCCTAGGTTCGCATGTGGGTATTCTTATGGATACTTCACCTGATTACGCCGTCGCATTGTTCGGTATTCTTAAGTCCGGGGCGGCCTATGTCGTGCTTGACAAAGCCCAACCCGTTGCGGCGCTCAGCCGGATACTCAAGAAGGCAGCCGTCGAAATCGTTGTCACAAATAGCCATTTCACAGCTAGCCTTCCGCCTGACTGGCCGGGTCTTGCGCTGTCGCTCGACGAGGATTGGCAAGCGCTACTCGGCGACGCCGGTCCGGCCAGTCCGCAAGCGGTCCATCTCGATGCCCCGGCCCAAATCGTATTTTCGTCCGGCACGACTGGTGAACCGAAGGGGATCGTCTGCCCCCACCGGAGCGCTGTATGCTCTTACCATTGGCGCTATCACGCGCTGCCGTACGCGCCTGATGAGCGCGAGGCGGTTAATATCTTCTTGGTCTGGGAGATAATGCGGCCAATCCTCGCCGGGATGCCGGCCTACCTGATTCCTGACGACGTCATTTACGATCCAAACCGGCTGGTCGAATACCTGGAGCGGAACCGAATTTCCAGAACACTGTTCACCCCTTCACTGCTGGATGTGCTTGTCGGCAGCGGCGTCCTCGACGTCCCCTCCCGCCTTCCGGATCTCCGGTTGATTTACCTAGCAGGTGAGGTGGTAACAGCAGCGTTGGTTGCGCGTGTGAAGGATGCGCTGCCGCATGTCAAAATTATCAATAACTACGGCGTAGCGGAGACCTATGACGTCACTCATGTTGACCTGAGCGAGATCGATCCTGCGACCACGCAAAAGGTCGTCCCGGTCGGTCCGCCTCAGCACAACGTCAGTGTCTATGTCCTTGGGGAGCAGCGTGACCCCGTCCCGCTGGGTTTCTTGGGCGAGATCTTCGTCGGAGGCGATGCAGTGGGTCACGGATATCTGAACAGCCCGGAGATGACACGGGAACGCTTCCTTCCCGACCCGTTCCGCGCTGATGGCACGATGTTCCGCACGGGCGATCTCGGCCGCATGCTGCATGGAGGCCAGTTGGAGATTATCGGGCGCTGCGCTTTCATGGTGAAGATCCGAGGATATAGCGTCGTTCCCGCCTCTGTAGAAGCTGCTTTGCTTCGGTACTCCGACGTCTGCTCCGCTGCGGTTGTGCCGGAGCTCGATCCGACGACCGGCCAGCCTGATCGACTGATCGCTTATGTAGTCTTACGGAATAGGGGCAAGGGCTGGCAGGCGGCTTTGCGGTCGCATTTAAAGTCTGAGCTGCCACACTACGCGATGCCGTCAGGCTTCGTCGCTTTGACGGAATTGCCTATTGCTGCGAACGGGAAACTTGATCGGTCGCGCCTCCGCGAAGTCATGGAAGAGGCGTGCACTCCCGTGACAGGTGCCGACGAGGTCGAACCCGCACTTCGCGCTGCCTGGCGCGACCTTCTCCAGGTGGAAGCTGCCGATCCGAGCGACAACTTTTTCGATTGCGGCGGCCATTCCCTTCTGGCTGCCCGTCTCTGCACGCAGCTTCGCGAGAGTCTGAAGACGGAGCTCCGCGTAGTCGAGGTTTTCCTCAACCCGACTTTCAAAGAGCTTGCGGCTCTTCTCCGCAAACGCCTCGGCGAGCAGGGACAGCCCCAAAACCGGACGCTCCCCAAAACACCGCCAGTCTCGCCGGGCATTGCCCATACCAAGGCGGTCGACGGGCGACGCGGCACCGGGATGGACATTGCGGTGATTGGCATGACCGCGCGTTTCCCCGGCGCGGAGACTATTGAGGCGCTCTGGGGCAACCTCTGCCAAGGTGTCTGCTCGATCATACCCCTCTCAACGCAAGTCCTCAAGGCGCGGGGGATTCCGGAGGGTGTGCTGAAACGTCCCGATTATGTCCGCGTGGGCGCCCATCTCGATGATGTGGACGCCTTCGATCCGGGTTTTTGGGGCTTATCGCCGCGTGAGGCGACGTTAATGGACCCGCAGCATCGACTGTTCCTCGAATGCTGCTGGAAGGCACTAGAGTCCGCAGGATACACGCCAACCCGGCACGAGGGCCGGACGGGTGTCTTCGCCGGTTCGTTCCTGCCACTTTATCTGCTGCATCATTTGAAGGGGGGAAGCCTTCTCGATCCCACCGACGCCCTGCTGGCTTGGCTGACGGAACTCGGCAACGACAAGGACTATCTTGCCTCGCGCGTGTCCTACATGCTGAACCTCAGCGGCCCAAGCATTGTGGTGCAAACCTCATGTTCAACAGGGCTGGTCGCTATCGCAACTGCCGCTCAGTCGCTCGCGGCCGGTCATTGCGATATGGCGCTGGCAGGCGCGGCCAGCATCATCTTCCCTCAAGCGGGATATCAGTATGTAGAAGGTTTCATCAATTCCTCGGACGGCGTGTGCCGCGCCTTTGATGCCGATGCCAACGGCACGGTGGTCGGAGATGGGGTAGGGGTTGTTGTTCTCAAGCGCCTCGAAGATGCGCTCGCGGCGGGCGACCCTATCCACGCAGTGGTGAAAGGATGTGCCATTAACAACGATGGCCACACCAAATCGTCTTACTCGGCGCCAAGTGCGCAGGGACAGGCCGCTGTTGTGCGCCAAGCACTTGAGTCCGCAACCCTCAACCCTGCCGACGTGGAATACATCGAAACTCACGGGACCGGCACCAAGGTGGGTGATCCAATTGAGGTCAGCGCTTTGGCAGAGGCTTTCGCTGGGCGAGCGGAAACTGGCAAGACCTGTGCGCTCGGGTCAATCAAACCAAATATCGGTCATGCCAATATCGCCGCTGGGATCGCGAGTTTTATAAAGACGGTGCTCAGCCTTCAGCAAGGCGTAATCCCCCCGACCATCAACGTCAACCGGCTGAACAAGGACTTGAATCTGGAAGAGACACCCTTCTTCATCAATGAGCAGCTTAGACCCTGGCCCCGTAAGCAGGGTCGCGCCCGAACTGCCGGAGTCAGTGGCTTCGGTATCGGCGGAACCAACTGCCATGTTGTGCTACAAGAATGGATTAACGACGACGTAAGGGCCTGGCCCGGATCGGTCGCGCGGGGATCCCACGCCCTATGCCTATCCGCAAAGACGCCGTCGGCGCTAAGCCGGGCCTGCCGGAATCTAGCCGGATTCCTGCGGCGCAACCGGGATGTCGATCTCAGTGACGTCGCTCATACGCTACGGGTGGCGAGATGTCATTTTGATCATCGGACGGTCGTTGTGGCAAGCAACTTGGACATGGCCATCAAGAGGCTAGAGGAAGAGGCGGATCGCGCGGCTGATCAAGCCCTTTCCTCGCCGTCGATTGCGTTCATGCTGCCGGGCGGTGGAGTGCAGCACGCGGGAATGTTCAAGGACCTGTTTGATCACGTGTCCGACTTTCGCGAGACGTTCCTGACTTGTGCCGCCGCTAGTCGCCCCATCCTGGATCGTGATCTGGAGTCACTCGTGTTTGGGGAAAATGACGGCTACGCGGCCGCTTCCTTCGAAGAAATCAACCTCATGATCTTCTCCGTGCAGTACGCTATGGCACAATTGCTGGAAGCGTGTGGCGTGCGTCCCGACTACCTGGTGGGACACAGCATGAGCGAATACGTCGTGGCCAGCCTAGCGGGCATTCTGAAACTGGAAGACGCTATGGCCCTCATGGTCGCTCGTAGTCGCGCGATGGCGAATCTTGGCGTCGACGGCGCTATGCTTGCGGTCAAATGCAGCCCAGAGGAGGCTGAACGCATTCTCGAGGGAGACGCTTGGCGTGACCGGGCTGAAGCTGGCGAGATTGGTGTCGGTGTCGTGAATTCCAAAACTAGTGTCGTGTTCACCGGGAAACGGGACCTGATTGAAAGGCTTCAGGAGGGGCTCGAAAAAGCAGAGATCCCCAACCAGATCCTCAATACAGCTGGCGTCCCTAGCCATTCTCCGCTGATGAAACCGGCAGCTGATATTATCGACGCACATGTCCGCACGCTCGAGAAGCGAGTACCGGATTTGGCCATCGCTCCCAATTCAGGAGGATATCTGCACCGGGCGAAAGTGCCTCTACCCGAGACTTACTGGAGCAGGCAAGCAAGCGGAACGATCCGATTCGATCGGTCTCTCGCGGCCATCGTCGCGGCCGGCGCAACTGCGCTCATTGACGTCGGTCCCTCGCGCAATCTGGCGCGTTTCGCGCATGAAATAATCAATTCAGAGGATCGTAAGGCCAGAGTTTCTGCGGTGGTCTCAGCCACGCGCGGGAAGGATGACCAGGAGTTCACCGATCGTCACGTTCTTCTGGAATGTCTTGGGAACCTCTGGTCCTTGGGTGTTGCGGTGGATTGGAAACGGGCCAGTGATCAATTGGAACCGTTCGGTTCTCGCCGCAGGATCTCGCTTCCGACGTACTCGTTTGATCGTCACCGTTGCTGGCCGGACGGTCAGCCTGCTGGCTTGACGGTTCTGCCGCAGACCGGGGAGCGAGAGCGGCGCAGGGGAGAGGTGTTCACTTATGTGCAGAGTTGGACAGAGAAAATGCTTCCCCGCACGGTTCCCGGTGACGGAAGAACAAAGGCGCTTCGTTGGCTGGTGCTCGCCGATCGGCCGTTTGGTGAGGCGGAGCGCGCGGGAGACGTGCTGGCAAACAGCATCACGCGGCAGTTGGAGGATGCGGGTCATGAGGTTGTTCGTGTTTGCCGACGAGCCAAACCCTCGAACCCACCCATGAAAGTCAAAGGGTCTATCATCATGATCGACCCCACCCGAGAGGGCCTGAAGGCGCTCTTCGACGCCGAGATCGCCTCGGACCGTCCCGTCGATCGGATTCTCTGCCTCTGGCACCTGAGCGGCTGCGCCGACGCGTCCGGGGACCCGGGTACGGTGCAGACCGATCTTTTACGGAGCTACGACGCGATACTCGATTTGGCGCGAGTGCTCTCCACACTGACATTCCAGACTCCGGTCGATGTCTGGATTGTTGGTGACCGGATCGTCCAGGTGGGTGAGGAACCTGTAGATCCCGAAAAGGCGTGCGTCTTCGGTCCCGCCATCGTGCTGCCGCAGGAGAATCCGATCGTGGATTGTCGGGTTGTGGACCTGAACATCCGCGACCCGGGGGTTACTGATCGGCTCGTTGCTGAAATCGGGCGCGACGTGCCTAGTCCCGATGCGGTCGTTGCCCTCCGCGGGAACCGGCGGTGGGTACTGCACTTCCCGGAGGTGGCCCTCGCCGGACAAACTCCGGGAGGAGAGGAGGTCCTCCGACCCGACGGCGTCTATGTGATCACAGGAGCTCTCGGAAAGATTGGTCTTTCCCTGACTGAACATCTCGTAGCCCTTGGAGCGACGGTCGTCGCGATAACCCGCCGTGCGGTACCCGACACTTTGGATTGGACGTCCGCGGATCTCGATGACAATGGCTGGATGCGCCGATTGGCCGCGCTGGATAGCGCAAAGGGTCAGGTGATTCTTCGCCAGGCCGACGTATCCCATTTCGACAGCCTGTTGGGGGCGCTCGAGATCACGGTTCGGGAGTTCGGGCGGGTCGATGGTATCTTTCACGCGGCCGGACTGGCCGATCTGAGGTTCCTTTCAGAGATGGAGGACACGACCTTCGCCAGTGAGTTTGCCTCCAAAGTCGCAGGAACCCGCAACCTTTACAGTGCGATCAAGCGGATCCAGTCCACCTACGCCCAATTACCTGAGTTCGTCTTCCTTTTCTCGTCCCTTGCGTCCATTCTCGGCGGACCGGCAATGGCAGATTTTGCGGCGGCGACCAGGTTCGTGGACGCATTTGCACGCCAGGTGCTGGGCAAACTCGGCGTCCGGTGGATCAATTCCAACTGGGATGACTGGGATTACTCCTACGACTGGCAGGTGACCGCCGCGTATGAGACATCTAAGGCAAAGGATTTGGCACTCAGTCCCGACGAGGGAATCGACATCATCAAGCGCATACTGGCAACCGTTGAAAACGGCCAGGTGATCGTAGCGACGCGACCCTTGTCTCCACGTTTAAGGCAATGGGCCGATCAGATCCGGACAATCACGAGCGACGATCCGGACGGAGAGAAAATATCTCCGTCCGAAGAAGCCCGAAAAAACAAGGAGAGCGTGCTAAGCGACGGTAATCTCAGGAATGTCTTCCTCAATGAAGTCAAGTCTCTCCTGAACGTCACGAAAGTAGGATTGGACGACAACTTCTTCGAAATAGGCGGGGACAGCCTTCTCGCCACCGCACTTCAACTTCGTTTGAAGAATAGCGACCGCTGGAGGGCGCCTCGATTGGATGAGATCTTCAAGGCAGCGACGTTCGGCGATCTGTACGAACGGATCTGCCAGACGTAA
- a CDS encoding 4'-phosphopantetheinyl transferase family protein, with product MSTPTATHLIALLAHSRGFLNDVTLHDTDYANAVLVHGRFDFESYTENLFDKLALRCPASLSTALPIRRAEFLAGRAMARAALLALGQAAPEIPIGPDGAPLWPRYSAGSITHARGHSACFAIADGSWHAGVDVEALASGHALESILCMTTNAAERALIARQTALPPARLATLLFSAKETLFKALYPLARRFFGFDCAELRTGPANGRLRLHLTQALCRELPEHEPYDIRFNIAEDYVFTWLAVRRLQDESVQPGQSIRHSASFFNSAEPTA from the coding sequence ATGAGCACCCCAACCGCGACGCACCTCATTGCTCTCTTAGCCCACTCGCGCGGATTTCTTAACGATGTGACCTTGCATGATACTGACTACGCCAATGCGGTCCTAGTGCACGGCCGGTTCGATTTCGAAAGCTACACGGAGAACTTATTTGACAAACTCGCATTACGCTGCCCTGCCAGCCTGTCCACAGCGTTACCCATACGCCGAGCCGAGTTTCTGGCCGGTCGAGCGATGGCGCGCGCAGCATTGCTAGCGCTGGGCCAAGCCGCCCCCGAGATTCCCATCGGTCCCGACGGCGCCCCACTCTGGCCTCGATATTCTGCCGGTTCAATAACCCACGCGCGAGGGCATTCCGCGTGTTTTGCCATTGCCGATGGAAGCTGGCATGCCGGTGTGGACGTCGAGGCGCTGGCCAGTGGTCATGCACTGGAGTCAATCCTGTGCATGACCACGAACGCAGCTGAACGTGCCTTGATCGCTCGACAGACGGCTCTCCCTCCAGCTCGGCTGGCGACGCTGCTTTTTTCGGCCAAGGAAACACTCTTTAAAGCGCTCTACCCCTTGGCACGGCGCTTTTTTGGATTCGACTGTGCCGAACTACGCACCGGTCCTGCAAATGGGCGCTTACGACTGCATCTAACTCAAGCTCTTTGCCGGGAGTTACCTGAGCACGAACCCTACGACATTCGCTTTAATATCGCCGAGGACTACGTATTCACTTGGTTGGCCGTGCGTCGATTGCAAGATGAAAGTGTTCAACCCGGCCAATCTATCCGCCATTCTGCTTCATTTTTTAATTCGGCAGAACCAACGGCGTGA
- a CDS encoding helix-turn-helix domain-containing protein, producing MDLKEIMAINMRRLRHEQNLTQEELAVRAELSMRHVGSIERARVSASVSVLGRLAAALTVYPCALVRSPQK from the coding sequence GTGGACCTCAAGGAGATCATGGCGATTAATATGCGTCGTTTGCGCCATGAGCAAAACCTGACGCAAGAAGAGCTAGCTGTGCGCGCTGAGCTTAGCATGCGCCACGTGGGTTCGATCGAACGCGCCCGTGTTTCTGCGAGCGTGAGCGTGCTCGGACGGTTGGCAGCCGCACTGACCGTTTATCCCTGCGCTTTGGTTAGATCGCCGCAAAAATAG
- a CDS encoding OmpW/AlkL family protein: MARKRMGVARAVTAAVLMMVGQQAVAAELPQAASAPQTGPSVTEWPNPWQIRLRALGVITKDSGYVNAVPGSGLSYSDTVTPELDISYFFTDNIAAELILGTTYANIAGQGTIGGLGNIGKVWLLPPTLTLQYHFTDFGAFKPYVGAGVNYTIFYNQDAGSADALNVKNTFGTALQVGFDYMVDQHWGVNFDVKKLFLKPDFDVTVDGAKLTGKAALDPWLLGAGVTYRF; this comes from the coding sequence ATGGCGAGAAAGCGAATGGGCGTGGCGCGGGCAGTAACAGCGGCCGTCCTCATGATGGTGGGACAGCAGGCCGTCGCGGCGGAGCTTCCACAAGCCGCGAGCGCCCCGCAGACAGGACCCTCGGTCACGGAATGGCCAAACCCTTGGCAGATCCGCCTGCGGGCGCTGGGCGTCATCACTAAGGATTCCGGCTACGTCAATGCGGTGCCCGGATCCGGTCTTTCCTATTCGGACACCGTCACGCCGGAACTCGATATCTCCTATTTCTTCACCGACAACATCGCCGCCGAGCTTATCCTCGGCACCACCTATGCCAACATCGCGGGCCAAGGAACGATCGGCGGGCTGGGCAATATCGGCAAGGTTTGGCTGCTGCCGCCCACGCTCACATTGCAGTATCATTTTACCGATTTCGGCGCTTTCAAGCCCTATGTCGGCGCCGGCGTGAACTACACGATCTTCTATAACCAGGATGCCGGTAGTGCCGATGCTCTCAATGTTAAGAACACGTTCGGCACCGCGCTGCAGGTCGGGTTCGATTACATGGTGGATCAGCACTGGGGCGTCAACTTCGACGTGAAGAAGCTGTTCCTGAAGCCAGACTTCGACGTCACGGTTGACGGGGCGAAACTGACGGGGAAGGCCGCGCTCGATCCCTGGTTGTTAGGGGCAGGTGTCACCTACCGCTTCTGA
- a CDS encoding prolyl oligopeptidase family serine peptidase: protein MTAFDFRPTLNAPDDDPYLWLEDIEGERSLGWTASQSARTLGHFGGTRFERDRAALTAIFDRPDKIPLITRRGQHLYNFLQDAHNPRGLWRRTTLAVYMKADPRWELLLDLDALAVSDGEDWIWGGASIEPERREKAVLRLSRGGSDAVVHREFDLGTLSLVADGFNLPEAKGGIDWLDPNTLLLSSALGDGMATRSGYARTVRLWKRGADPLAAPAIFETGSETLGVSGHLDRTAESERLWFIEKPAYFETIVRIGDRSGPKVEIDLPRDAWWNGFDDWLAVKPRKPWTVGGTTYATDALVGISLSSFMAGERGFVTLFEPGERRSLQSFFWNNGELIISYLVNLVPRFETFTPGRQKWTRRALDTVPGHGTVNLRSLDAQLHETNGDVLVWAQDPITPPQLLLFDLDAAPPLSASVMLKRNPENFDASGLVVTRHEAVSIDGEMIPYTQVGPANGNGDAPVHLTAYGGFGISLLPYYNSSIGKLWLERGGTWVVANIRGGGEFGTRWHEAGRRQGKRLAHDDFAAVAAALVRRGITRPGRIAAEGGSNGGLLIANMLTRYPERFGALFCTIPLVDMRRYTKLLAGASWIDEYGDPDKPADWTFLKEISAYHAATPGQPYPPILLATTKRDDRVHPGHARKMAAKLQALGYPAYFYEPSAGGHGYGKDNRERAAFIALGNNFLRSAIGWQADRVR from the coding sequence ATGACCGCATTCGATTTCCGTCCAACGCTGAATGCTCCCGACGATGATCCCTACCTTTGGCTTGAAGATATAGAAGGCGAACGGTCGCTTGGCTGGACCGCCAGCCAGTCGGCCAGGACACTGGGCCACTTCGGTGGAACGCGGTTCGAGCGCGACCGCGCGGCCCTGACAGCGATTTTCGACCGTCCCGACAAGATTCCCCTGATCACCCGCCGCGGTCAGCACCTCTACAATTTCTTGCAAGATGCCCATAACCCGCGCGGACTGTGGCGCCGGACCACCCTTGCCGTCTACATGAAGGCGGATCCCCGGTGGGAGCTACTACTCGATCTGGACGCCCTCGCCGTTAGCGATGGAGAGGACTGGATCTGGGGCGGCGCGTCGATCGAGCCGGAGAGACGGGAAAAAGCCGTTCTGCGCCTGTCGCGCGGCGGCAGCGATGCGGTCGTGCATCGCGAATTCGACCTGGGGACTCTGAGCTTGGTCGCGGACGGTTTCAATCTCCCCGAGGCCAAGGGCGGCATTGATTGGCTCGACCCCAACACGCTTCTGCTTTCCAGCGCGCTTGGTGATGGCATGGCCACCCGCTCCGGCTACGCGCGCACCGTGCGCCTGTGGAAGCGTGGCGCGGATCCGCTCGCTGCGCCGGCAATCTTCGAGACCGGTTCCGAAACCCTCGGCGTGTCTGGCCATCTGGACCGCACCGCCGAAAGCGAGCGCCTTTGGTTTATCGAAAAGCCGGCCTACTTCGAGACGATAGTCCGCATTGGCGATAGAAGCGGGCCGAAGGTTGAGATCGACCTTCCTCGGGACGCCTGGTGGAATGGCTTCGATGACTGGCTGGCGGTAAAGCCGCGCAAACCCTGGACGGTTGGAGGGACTACCTATGCCACCGACGCGCTGGTCGGCATCTCGCTTTCCTCTTTCATGGCCGGCGAGCGCGGCTTCGTCACCCTATTTGAACCAGGCGAGAGGCGCTCCCTGCAGTCATTTTTCTGGAATAACGGCGAGCTCATCATCTCCTACCTGGTGAACCTCGTTCCGCGTTTCGAGACGTTCACTCCGGGCCGGCAGAAATGGACGCGCCGAGCCCTGGACACCGTGCCCGGCCACGGGACTGTTAACCTTCGGTCACTCGATGCGCAACTTCACGAGACCAACGGAGACGTCCTGGTTTGGGCTCAGGATCCGATCACGCCGCCGCAGCTTCTCCTGTTCGACCTCGATGCCGCGCCGCCTCTCAGCGCTTCAGTAATGCTGAAGCGCAACCCGGAAAATTTCGACGCATCCGGGCTGGTGGTCACGCGCCACGAGGCGGTCTCAATTGATGGTGAGATGATCCCCTATACGCAGGTCGGTCCGGCGAACGGGAACGGGGATGCCCCGGTTCACCTCACCGCCTATGGCGGGTTCGGCATATCGCTCCTGCCCTACTACAACTCCTCGATCGGCAAGCTGTGGCTCGAACGCGGCGGCACGTGGGTGGTGGCGAACATTCGGGGAGGTGGTGAGTTCGGCACCCGTTGGCACGAGGCGGGACGCAGACAGGGAAAGCGTCTCGCCCATGATGATTTCGCCGCCGTTGCGGCCGCCCTCGTGCGAAGGGGCATTACGCGGCCGGGGCGGATTGCCGCCGAGGGCGGCTCAAATGGCGGTCTCCTGATCGCCAACATGCTGACCCGCTACCCTGAGCGTTTCGGAGCGCTGTTCTGCACAATCCCGCTTGTCGACATGCGCCGCTACACCAAGCTCTTGGCGGGCGCGAGCTGGATTGACGAATATGGCGATCCCGACAAGCCGGCCGATTGGACTTTCCTCAAGGAAATCTCCGCCTATCACGCCGCGACGCCGGGACAGCCCTACCCCCCGATCCTGCTCGCCACCACGAAGCGGGACGACCGCGTCCACCCGGGCCACGCGCGCAAGATGGCCGCAAAGCTGCAGGCTCTTGGCTATCCGGCTTACTTTTACGAGCCCAGCGCGGGCGGTCACGGCTACGGCAAGGACAACCGGGAGCGGGCCGCATTCATTGCCCTGGGCAACAATTTCCTTCGCAGTGCGATCGGCTGGCAAGCTGATCGGGTTCGATAG